Proteins found in one Bacillus subtilis subsp. subtilis str. 168 genomic segment:
- the ywaF gene encoding putative integral membrane protein of unknown function (Evidence 3: Putative function from multiple computational evidences; PubMedId: 15849754, 16850406; Product type m: membrane component), which yields MQKYVQSDYKHDPFHLFSTEHVVTLAIISLLAILLFLFQDEVKQPRASRFLRSLFVFLLLGSQIGYQIWMVATDRWSVRTSLPLQLSDLSVYLSAIMLVTKSRKLFVFLFFVGIGSSIQALATPDLGMFSFPHIRYILFFISHGSVFLSCLLMAVIGTYRMGQRSLWVTVLLVNVYGVCIFLIDRWLGANYMYLTKKPGGSSLLDVLGPWPWYIVSAEAITIASFFILYWLYRIFKK from the coding sequence TTGCAAAAATATGTTCAATCCGACTATAAGCATGATCCGTTTCATCTGTTTTCGACAGAGCATGTAGTGACGTTAGCGATTATCTCCCTTTTGGCCATTCTGTTGTTTTTGTTCCAAGATGAGGTCAAGCAGCCGAGGGCCAGCCGGTTTTTGCGTTCTCTGTTTGTGTTTCTTTTGCTTGGTTCGCAAATCGGCTATCAAATATGGATGGTCGCCACGGACAGGTGGTCGGTGCGCACTTCATTGCCTCTCCAGCTTAGTGACCTGTCGGTGTATTTGTCAGCTATTATGTTAGTGACAAAAAGCAGAAAGCTGTTTGTGTTTTTGTTTTTTGTCGGCATCGGCAGTTCGATTCAGGCTCTTGCCACTCCTGACCTCGGTATGTTTTCATTTCCGCATATCCGATATATCCTCTTTTTTATTTCTCACGGGTCTGTGTTTTTATCCTGTCTGCTGATGGCTGTGATTGGCACCTACAGAATGGGCCAGCGCTCGTTATGGGTGACAGTCCTGCTTGTTAATGTGTACGGCGTCTGTATTTTTCTGATTGATCGCTGGCTTGGCGCGAATTATATGTATTTGACGAAAAAACCGGGCGGTTCCTCTCTCTTAGATGTTCTCGGGCCATGGCCGTGGTATATCGTCTCGGCTGAAGCCATCACAATCGCAAGCTTTTTCATTCTTTATTGGCTTTATCGCATCTTCAAAAAATGA
- the tyrZR gene encoding transcriptional regulator controlling expression of tyrZ (Evidence 1a: Function from experimental evidences in the studied strain; PubMedId: 25733610; Product type r: regulator), translated as MERSHQHQQLRKEEHDTLSKLKQMPVESLNLEAISIATNLYRSAQRLRVKMETEVLSTYNLSWTAFSILYDLWVWGALETRKIAELSGISTATASNVIKTLEKKSFCRKSIDTRDRRLVFVSITDSGKQAIEELYPEFHKGETELIAGMTKDEQKILTGLLRKVADNLHTT; from the coding sequence ATGGAACGTTCACATCAACATCAGCAGCTTCGGAAGGAAGAACACGATACACTTTCTAAGCTCAAACAAATGCCCGTCGAGTCACTCAACCTGGAAGCCATTTCGATCGCTACGAATCTGTATCGGTCTGCACAAAGGCTCCGTGTCAAAATGGAGACTGAGGTTCTTTCTACCTATAACCTTTCTTGGACCGCTTTCTCCATTCTTTATGATCTATGGGTATGGGGAGCGCTCGAAACGAGAAAAATCGCTGAGCTGTCAGGGATATCTACAGCTACAGCAAGCAACGTGATCAAAACGCTCGAAAAAAAGAGTTTTTGCCGTAAAAGCATCGACACAAGAGATCGGCGACTCGTGTTTGTCTCAATCACCGATTCCGGCAAACAAGCGATCGAAGAACTCTACCCGGAGTTTCACAAAGGGGAAACAGAGCTCATTGCGGGAATGACGAAGGACGAACAGAAAATATTGACAGGGCTGCTTAGAAAGGTAGCTGACAATCTTCATACAACATAA
- the tyrZ gene encoding tyrosyl-tRNA synthetase (Evidence 1a: Function from experimental evidences in the studied strain; PubMedId: 1735721, 1806041, 25733610; Product type e: enzyme): MMRTFEQLTASQQKEVERQLQLYMTGAHEVIPPEELKAKLVKSISTGTPLKIKLGLDPSAPDVHLGHTVVLNKLRQFQENGHIVQLLIGDFTGKIGDPTGKSAARKQLTDEEVQHNAKTYFEQFGKVLDPEKVELHYNSKWLKTLNLEDVIELAGKITVARLMERDDFEERIAMQKPISLHEFFYPLMQGYDSVVLESDIELGGTDQHFNVLMGRHFQERYNKEKQVVILMPLLEGLDGVEKMSKSKHNYIGINEHPNDMYGKTMSLPDSLMKKYIHLATDLELEEKKQLVKDLETGAVHPRDAKMLLARTIVRMYHGEKAAEAAEHSFKTVFQENSLPEDIPAVNWKGEKTIAMIDLLVKLKLLSSKSEARRMIQNGGVRIDGEKVTDVHAKAEIRENMIIQVGKRKFLKLQ; the protein is encoded by the coding sequence ATGATGAGAACATTTGAGCAGCTCACAGCGTCACAACAAAAAGAGGTAGAAAGACAGCTTCAGCTATACATGACAGGCGCCCACGAAGTCATACCGCCGGAGGAATTAAAGGCAAAGCTCGTGAAATCAATTTCCACGGGCACGCCGCTTAAAATTAAGCTCGGATTAGATCCGTCTGCACCGGATGTACATTTGGGCCATACGGTTGTGTTAAATAAGCTTCGCCAATTTCAAGAAAACGGCCACATTGTCCAGCTGTTAATTGGGGATTTCACAGGAAAAATTGGTGATCCGACCGGAAAATCGGCAGCCAGAAAGCAACTGACTGATGAAGAAGTTCAGCACAATGCCAAAACCTACTTTGAGCAATTCGGAAAAGTGCTTGATCCAGAAAAAGTCGAGCTTCACTATAACTCAAAATGGCTGAAAACATTGAATCTAGAAGATGTCATTGAATTAGCAGGGAAAATAACGGTAGCCCGCCTGATGGAGCGCGACGACTTTGAAGAACGCATCGCCATGCAAAAACCAATCTCACTGCATGAATTCTTTTACCCATTGATGCAGGGCTATGATTCTGTCGTTCTCGAAAGTGATATTGAATTAGGCGGAACGGATCAGCATTTCAATGTCCTCATGGGACGGCATTTCCAAGAACGATACAACAAAGAAAAACAAGTCGTCATCCTTATGCCGCTCTTGGAAGGCTTGGATGGCGTCGAGAAAATGTCGAAGTCGAAACACAACTACATTGGCATTAACGAACATCCAAACGACATGTACGGAAAAACGATGTCACTGCCCGACAGCCTGATGAAAAAGTACATCCACTTGGCGACAGACTTAGAGCTTGAAGAGAAAAAACAGCTCGTAAAAGACTTAGAAACCGGCGCCGTTCATCCGCGTGATGCCAAAATGCTTTTAGCCAGAACAATCGTCCGAATGTATCACGGAGAGAAAGCAGCAGAAGCTGCCGAACACTCGTTTAAAACAGTCTTTCAGGAAAACAGCCTGCCGGAAGATATACCGGCCGTAAACTGGAAAGGCGAAAAAACGATAGCGATGATTGATCTGCTCGTCAAGCTAAAGCTCCTCTCTTCGAAGAGCGAGGCGCGCCGCATGATTCAAAACGGAGGTGTACGCATCGACGGAGAGAAAGTAACA